A window of Accipiter gentilis chromosome 24, bAccGen1.1, whole genome shotgun sequence contains these coding sequences:
- the LOC126050174 gene encoding transmembrane protein 182-like: MKAGVAALTAGILGGTGVLLFLIAFGTDYWLLAMESCGVFESGNSTLRTGEAEMPTEVRKEILTFHHEGFFWRCWFFGEGHRETIWTFWYTSQAHPKFCMHGYLFPMPIALGPFPHPSYDTTAVYRGFWTAFILLAVAAGLVGGLLLVCGVPFVSPRSYKVGGGFLLASGGLFLLLIFLFVIWKEFAADFQKYILLERSEKCLDDVPVHVRYGWSFMFAAAGVPLVLLSGLLFYLIGRDIMKSLE, translated from the exons ATGAAGGCTGGAGTAGCCGCCCTCACGGCCGGGATCCTCGGTGGCACCGGCGTGTTGCTCTTTCTCATCGCTTTCGGGACGGATTACTGGCTTCTAGCTATGGAGAGCTGCGGCGTCTTCGAGAGTGGGAATAGCACTCTGCGGACCGGGGAG GCTGAAATGCCGACAGAGGTCAGGAAGGAGATCCTCACTTTCCACCATGAGGGCTTCTTCTGGAGGTGCTGGTTCTTTGGCGAGGGCCACCGAGAGACCATCTGGACCTTCTGGTACA CCAGCCAAGCCCACCCCAAGTTCTGCATGCACGGCTACCTCTTTCCCATGCCCATCGCTCTCGGACCTTTCCCCCATCCTTCCTACGACACAACCGCAG TGTACAGAGGATTCTGGACGGCGTTCATTCTGCTGGCCGTCGCCGCCGGGCTggtgggggggctgctgctggtgtgCGGCGTGCCCTTCGTCAGCCCCCGATCCTACAAAGTCGGAGGCGGATTCCTCCTCGCCTCGG GAGGCTTATTTCTCCTGCTCATATTTCTCTTTGTGATCTGGAAGGAGTTTGCtgctgattttcagaagtacatCCTTCTGGAGAGAAGCGAGAAGTGCCTGGACGACGTTCCCGTCCATGTGCGTTACGGGTGGTCGTTCATGTTCGCCGCAGCGGGGGTGCCCCTGGTTTTACTTTCCGGACTCCTCTTCTACCTGATCGGCAGAGACATCATGAAGTCCCTGGAGTAA